The following are encoded in a window of Flavobacterium cupriresistens genomic DNA:
- a CDS encoding RagB/SusD family nutrient uptake outer membrane protein, producing the protein MKKFSKYIALFVAVLAITSCDNYLDVTPMGRVIPETLDQYRALLTRGYNTYPQHKSLTAVRTDELIMDEFGDEINLYKDIYNWNDANPDRFTQTFHYQDLYTTIFYTNVVINDASSKLDNSPEKNQLIGEAYALRAMAYFDLINLFGKPYNPTTAASDKGVPLALEIDLEQVYIPQSVEVIYNQIISDTDKAGQLINKDTQAKGINYRFSKVALYAFESRLYLYMQQWQRSLDAANKALVINNNLVDLKATPVLPNKYDSKESILALEEGYMTGLQRATYASTDLLTAYNRTADLRFPLLFVASGSKFKIQKGANIDQKCTFRTSELYLTKAETLLKLDKLADARTIVLSFIKNRYTAAGYTQLETAINTMNATDLNTLILQERQREFAVEGQRWFDLRRTSQKQIVHTLHGETHTLIQNDPRYTILFPANARLNNPNL; encoded by the coding sequence ATGAAAAAATTCTCAAAATATATAGCCCTTTTTGTTGCAGTACTTGCAATAACAAGCTGTGATAATTATCTCGATGTTACCCCTATGGGCCGAGTTATTCCGGAAACATTAGATCAATATCGTGCCCTTCTGACCAGAGGATACAACACTTACCCACAGCACAAATCATTAACTGCAGTTCGTACTGACGAATTAATTATGGATGAATTTGGAGATGAAATCAATCTCTACAAAGACATTTATAACTGGAACGATGCTAACCCGGATCGTTTTACACAAACTTTTCATTATCAGGATTTATATACTACTATTTTTTACACCAATGTAGTCATTAATGATGCATCCTCTAAGCTAGATAATTCTCCTGAAAAAAATCAATTAATAGGAGAAGCTTATGCTTTAAGAGCAATGGCATATTTTGATTTGATTAACCTTTTCGGAAAACCTTACAATCCTACAACTGCTGCATCAGACAAAGGAGTTCCATTGGCGCTTGAAATTGACTTAGAGCAGGTTTACATACCTCAAAGTGTTGAAGTAATTTACAATCAAATTATTTCTGATACTGATAAAGCAGGGCAATTAATTAACAAAGACACTCAGGCAAAAGGTATTAATTACCGTTTTTCTAAAGTTGCTTTATATGCTTTCGAAAGCCGTCTTTATTTGTACATGCAACAATGGCAAAGATCTTTGGATGCTGCTAATAAAGCCTTGGTAATTAATAACAATCTTGTTGACTTAAAAGCAACTCCCGTCCTTCCAAATAAATACGATTCAAAAGAATCTATATTAGCTTTAGAAGAAGGATATATGACCGGTCTTCAACGTGCTACTTATGCTTCGACAGACTTACTGACAGCCTACAACAGAACAGCAGATTTACGTTTCCCTCTTTTGTTTGTAGCAAGCGGAAGTAAATTCAAAATTCAAAAAGGAGCCAATATCGACCAAAAATGTACTTTCAGAACCTCTGAATTGTATTTGACAAAAGCAGAGACTTTATTAAAATTAGATAAACTTGCCGATGCCAGAACAATCGTATTAAGCTTTATCAAAAACAGATATACTGCGGCTGGATACACACAACTTGAAACTGCAATCAATACAATGAATGCTACAGATTTAAACACTTTAATTTTACAAGAAAGACAACGTGAGTTTGCTGTAGAAGGACAACGTTGGTTTGATTTGAGAAGAACCTCTCAAAAACAAATCGTTCACACTTTACATGGTGAAACTCACACTCTAATACAAAACGATCCGCGTTATACCATTCTTTTTCCGGCAAATGCGAGATTAAATAATCCCAATCTATAA
- a CDS encoding late control protein — MYVLDGKVEIGNYIFNAVHGIEITKSVEELSDTAVIKLPTRFKIRQNGGQKFTEEAIKVGDKVVITLAYDGIYSGVEFTGFVKKISPKIPIEIHCEDSMWLLRRKNINKVWGKTSVKEVLEEVIKGTSIELSRFMKGQDIPLDKWIVHNANGAQILESFRKDLAQTVFIDDEGKLYVGLQQLTNIGQTVVYDLGYNLVENNLEFKSKDERRIKIKYNYMNPKTNKKESFEFGDMDGEQREYTTSVVSDKKQLEAMANAELKKLKYDGFDGDVVSFLVPFATRGMKAKLIDEEHLNREGNYFIKKVVTTFGMGGARRKITLGNRL; from the coding sequence ATGTACGTACTGGACGGAAAAGTAGAAATAGGCAATTACATTTTTAATGCCGTTCATGGTATTGAAATTACGAAGTCGGTTGAGGAATTGAGCGACACGGCAGTTATTAAATTGCCTACCCGCTTTAAAATCCGTCAAAATGGAGGCCAAAAATTTACTGAGGAGGCGATAAAAGTAGGCGATAAAGTTGTGATTACATTGGCCTATGATGGCATTTATTCGGGTGTAGAATTTACAGGATTTGTAAAAAAGATTAGCCCAAAAATTCCAATTGAGATTCATTGTGAGGATTCTATGTGGTTATTGAGGCGAAAGAATATAAATAAAGTTTGGGGAAAAACAAGCGTCAAAGAAGTTTTAGAGGAAGTTATAAAGGGTACTTCAATAGAACTCTCCCGCTTTATGAAAGGTCAAGATATTCCATTAGACAAATGGATTGTTCACAACGCTAACGGTGCACAAATTTTAGAAAGTTTTAGAAAGGATTTGGCACAAACGGTATTTATAGATGACGAAGGGAAACTGTATGTCGGATTACAACAGTTGACCAATATCGGGCAAACAGTGGTGTATGACTTGGGCTATAATTTGGTTGAAAATAACCTTGAATTTAAAAGTAAGGACGAAAGACGGATCAAAATCAAATACAATTATATGAACCCGAAAACCAACAAAAAGGAAAGCTTTGAGTTTGGTGATATGGATGGCGAACAGAGAGAATACACAACCTCGGTAGTTTCGGATAAAAAGCAATTGGAGGCGATGGCTAATGCCGAACTTAAAAAATTGAAGTATGATGGTTTTGATGGTGATGTGGTTAGCTTTTTAGTTCCATTTGCCACCAGGGGAATGAAAGCTAAACTAATAGATGAAGAGCATTTGAACCGTGAGGGAAATTATTTTATAAAAAAAGTAGTTACCACATTTGGTATGGGGGGCGCAAGACGAAAAATAACATTAGGCAATAGACTGTAA
- a CDS encoding DUF6046 domain-containing protein — protein sequence MAEFNIKELLVRASLDYVGPVFPLWWKKNQSRYKLPDLLGVNAKQLQGAKYFMTLKVSHGEDSFLFPNEPIVSIGMSKTIVKTGTVGKKKKRSVKEYITTDDEAITIKGVCIDLSDPDKYPADQVKLINDLFEINDSIDIEDNAFFELFGIRKIVLESLDWDEMIGESGMQKYTIKALGDDDFFADLNEKDKEKTNLLS from the coding sequence ATGGCAGAATTTAATATAAAAGAATTACTGGTTCGAGCCTCGCTTGACTATGTCGGACCCGTTTTTCCTCTTTGGTGGAAAAAGAACCAATCGCGGTATAAGTTACCTGATTTGTTAGGCGTCAATGCTAAGCAGCTGCAAGGAGCAAAGTATTTTATGACTTTGAAAGTCTCGCACGGAGAGGACTCTTTTTTGTTTCCAAATGAGCCGATTGTATCTATTGGAATGTCGAAAACCATTGTAAAGACAGGAACGGTAGGAAAGAAAAAGAAACGATCCGTTAAAGAATATATTACAACGGATGACGAGGCGATTACAATAAAAGGAGTTTGCATTGACCTAAGTGACCCTGATAAATATCCGGCAGATCAAGTAAAATTAATTAATGATTTATTTGAAATAAACGACTCTATAGATATTGAAGATAATGCCTTTTTTGAACTGTTTGGTATTCGAAAAATAGTTCTTGAAAGTTTAGACTGGGACGAAATGATAGGCGAAAGTGGAATGCAAAAATACACGATCAAAGCCTTGGGAGATGATGATTTTTTTGCCGATTTGAATGAAAAAGATAAAGAAAAAACGAATTTATTGAGCTAA
- a CDS encoding SusC/RagA family TonB-linked outer membrane protein, with the protein MKKILHALLLLLAIAGYSQETRTITGIILDENDKSPIPGVSIFVENNSISNKTSMAGIIQTSTIGTTSDFDGKFQLRIAKNVTALRVTFMGYTSYTLELSPSQKDYTISLKSETAKLQEVVVTGYQKIEKRKLTSAITKIDMSAIQQTGVSSIDQLLVGQIAGVAVSTPSGAPGAPAKIRIRGTASLSGAQDPLWVLDGLPLEGNDIPKNFDKDNIDVLNNYSIAGLNPDDIKDITILKDAAATAIYGARAANGVIVVTTKKGKAGKMVVSFNTNTFITQRPEFSKLNLMNSSEKVDLELYMAGRSDLTYRDTGGDIARILNGSNELDAFRAGGFSSLSPNTQQSINSLRGNNTNWGNLLYQTAINTQHGLSLSGGGEKSDYYFSLGYYDEKGTTIGTGFKRYNVTLKNNYQITDKFKVGVSIFGSQNITTSYLTDSYAFTSPSTYSRNVNPYLTPYNADGSYKYDQDIAGYSDRRVPFNFIEERENTSYELKARALKALFDAEYKLTKSLKVTSQLGLQLDNTASEKFAGKDTYYTRNLKEKTSYFSGGNQLYFLPVGGVIQNTNSDFFQYNLKTMVSYAKTLGGKHEVEAMVGNELRRNYNTTIATKGFGFDENNLTTQQIVFPNAGLAKESDYRTYAKSKNENAFASFFATAAYTYNRKYSFFGSVRYDGSDLFGVDPKYKYLPLWSTSASWAVSEEDFLKDNLTISNLRLRASYGLQGNIDKNTSPYVVGTNSTAIILPGQAEPTINVTSPPNDKLRWEKTENTNFGMDLGLFNNRISIVTDVYGRKSTDLIGLKALPLENGFEFTNMNWAQVSNKGFEITLSTRNIDRPNFSWNTSINFSHNKSNVDRLAVRDNSFLPNQEGYAVNAVFGFKTNGIDENGYPLFVNKKGETVNAQTFFGLYDVWGDFFPGEFADSKLTPTEFRDLFVYLGDRDPKFTGGLTNTFRVNNFDLAIAASFNIKQTVTRTPPYNGTQVDRGQNYSRDILDAWSPTNTSSNLPGITSKTSGTGDSWMAYQYFSTRNPIPTMNYLDTWTSEMSYMRLSSVRLGYTFPKTFTDYINIQSIRLNVEARNLFVISSDYKGYFDPETFGNIYAQPVPKSFTLGCNVTF; encoded by the coding sequence ATGAAAAAAATTTTACATGCCTTACTGCTACTCCTGGCCATCGCAGGATACTCGCAGGAAACCCGAACCATTACGGGAATTATACTCGATGAAAATGATAAATCTCCAATTCCAGGAGTTTCTATTTTCGTCGAAAACAACTCGATTTCCAACAAAACTTCTATGGCGGGAATCATTCAAACTTCAACAATTGGAACTACTTCTGATTTTGATGGTAAATTTCAATTAAGAATAGCCAAAAATGTTACTGCCCTGAGAGTTACTTTTATGGGATATACTTCTTATACTTTAGAATTATCACCATCTCAAAAAGATTACACAATCAGTTTAAAATCTGAGACTGCAAAACTTCAAGAAGTTGTGGTAACAGGATACCAAAAAATTGAGAAAAGAAAGCTTACTTCTGCCATTACAAAAATTGACATGTCTGCTATCCAGCAAACAGGGGTTTCGAGTATTGACCAGTTATTAGTTGGACAAATTGCCGGAGTTGCTGTTAGCACACCATCGGGAGCACCGGGAGCACCTGCAAAAATCAGAATCAGGGGTACTGCCTCTTTAAGTGGTGCACAAGATCCGTTATGGGTACTTGATGGTTTACCATTAGAAGGAAATGATATTCCTAAAAACTTTGACAAAGACAATATTGATGTTTTAAACAACTATTCTATTGCAGGCTTAAACCCTGACGATATTAAAGATATTACCATATTAAAAGATGCTGCTGCAACAGCTATTTATGGAGCACGTGCTGCAAATGGTGTAATTGTAGTAACTACCAAAAAAGGTAAAGCCGGTAAAATGGTGGTAAGTTTTAATACCAATACTTTTATTACACAAAGACCTGAATTTTCTAAATTGAATTTGATGAATTCTTCTGAGAAAGTAGATTTAGAACTTTATATGGCAGGACGTTCAGATTTAACGTATAGAGACACCGGTGGTGATATAGCTCGTATCCTTAACGGATCGAATGAATTAGATGCTTTCAGAGCCGGTGGATTCTCTTCTTTGAGCCCAAACACACAACAATCGATCAACAGTTTAAGAGGCAACAATACAAACTGGGGTAATTTATTATACCAAACTGCTATCAATACGCAGCACGGTTTAAGTTTATCCGGTGGTGGAGAAAAATCTGATTACTACTTCTCGCTAGGTTATTATGATGAAAAAGGAACTACTATTGGAACTGGTTTCAAGCGTTATAACGTAACCTTAAAAAACAATTACCAAATAACAGACAAATTCAAAGTGGGTGTTAGTATTTTTGGTTCTCAAAACATAACTACCTCTTACTTAACAGATTCTTACGCTTTTACAAGTCCGTCAACGTACTCCAGAAACGTAAACCCGTACTTAACTCCATACAATGCTGATGGAAGCTACAAATACGATCAGGATATTGCAGGATATTCAGATCGTCGAGTACCTTTTAATTTCATTGAAGAAAGAGAAAACACTTCTTACGAATTAAAAGCAAGAGCCTTAAAAGCCTTATTTGATGCTGAATACAAACTTACCAAAAGTTTAAAAGTAACAAGTCAATTAGGTTTACAATTAGACAATACCGCTAGTGAGAAATTCGCCGGTAAAGACACTTATTATACAAGAAACTTAAAAGAAAAAACGAGTTACTTCAGTGGTGGTAATCAACTTTATTTTCTTCCGGTTGGTGGTGTTATCCAAAACACCAACTCAGACTTTTTCCAGTACAACCTGAAAACAATGGTGAGTTACGCTAAAACTTTAGGAGGAAAACATGAAGTTGAAGCAATGGTTGGTAATGAATTAAGAAGAAATTACAACACAACGATCGCTACTAAAGGTTTTGGTTTTGATGAGAACAATTTAACTACACAGCAAATTGTTTTCCCAAATGCTGGTTTGGCTAAAGAATCAGATTACAGAACCTACGCTAAATCTAAAAACGAGAATGCTTTTGCATCATTCTTTGCAACGGCTGCTTATACCTACAACAGAAAATACAGCTTCTTTGGAAGTGTTAGATATGATGGTTCTGATTTGTTTGGTGTAGATCCAAAATACAAATATTTACCGCTTTGGTCGACTTCTGCTTCATGGGCAGTATCTGAAGAAGATTTCTTAAAAGACAATCTAACGATTTCTAACTTAAGACTTCGTGCTTCATATGGTTTACAAGGAAATATTGACAAAAACACTTCTCCTTATGTAGTAGGTACAAACAGTACGGCCATTATCCTTCCAGGACAAGCAGAGCCTACTATTAATGTTACCAGTCCTCCAAATGATAAATTGCGTTGGGAAAAAACAGAAAATACCAACTTCGGTATGGACCTTGGTTTATTTAACAACCGTATCAGCATTGTAACTGATGTCTATGGAAGAAAAAGTACAGACTTAATTGGTCTGAAAGCACTTCCATTAGAAAATGGTTTTGAGTTCACTAACATGAACTGGGCACAAGTAAGTAATAAAGGTTTCGAGATTACTTTATCTACAAGAAATATCGACCGTCCAAACTTTTCTTGGAATACAAGTATTAACTTCTCTCACAACAAAAGTAACGTAGATCGTCTGGCTGTAAGAGACAATAGTTTCTTACCAAATCAGGAAGGTTACGCTGTAAACGCTGTATTTGGTTTTAAAACAAACGGTATTGACGAAAATGGTTATCCGTTATTTGTAAACAAAAAAGGAGAAACTGTAAATGCTCAAACTTTCTTTGGTTTATATGACGTTTGGGGAGATTTCTTTCCTGGAGAATTTGCTGACTCAAAATTAACACCGACTGAATTTAGAGACTTATTTGTTTATTTAGGAGACAGAGATCCTAAGTTTACAGGAGGTTTAACAAATACCTTTAGAGTAAATAATTTTGATCTTGCCATCGCTGCTTCTTTTAATATCAAACAGACTGTTACAAGAACTCCTCCATACAACGGAACACAAGTTGACAGAGGACAAAATTACAGCAGAGATATCTTAGATGCATGGTCACCGACAAATACCTCTTCTAACTTACCTGGAATTACGAGCAAGACATCAGGTACAGGAGATTCATGGATGGCTTACCAATATTTTTCGACAAGGAATCCAATACCTACAATGAACTACTTAGACACATGGACCAGTGAAATGAGTTATATGAGATTAAGCAGTGTTCGTTTAGGATATACATTCCCAAAGACATTTACAGATTACATAAACATTCAAAGTATCAGACTTAATGTTGAGGCAAGAAACTTATTCGTAATCAGTTCTGATTACAAAGGTTACTTTGACCCGGAAACCTTCGGAAATATTTATGCGCAACCTGTTCCTAAATCATTCACTTTAGGATGTAATGTAACTTTCTAA
- a CDS encoding LytR/AlgR family response regulator transcription factor, protein MKIAIVEDEYLASSFLKSILEQQNILQITEITILKSVKEAVLFFTGNPVDLAFMDIHLGDGKSLEIFEKTTIACPVIFVTAYDSYAITVFKHFTIDYLLKPFEEQDLLEALEKFKKIKNTFNSDATIQSLVAIENPETSKVQRHFLVNHGYKLISINENDVTYFVASGKHLFIYANSGNSYLYNNTLTDIIHNLDPVIFFKVNRKYIVNRNIIKEVIKHSNQKIELKLTTSPLETDPIIISKKEINNFKNWLDQ, encoded by the coding sequence ATGAAAATTGCCATTGTTGAAGATGAGTATCTTGCATCGAGTTTTCTGAAATCTATTTTAGAGCAGCAAAATATTTTACAGATAACGGAAATCACTATTCTAAAATCCGTAAAAGAAGCCGTTCTTTTTTTTACAGGAAATCCTGTCGACCTGGCCTTTATGGACATTCATCTCGGCGACGGAAAAAGTCTTGAGATTTTCGAAAAAACCACGATCGCCTGCCCTGTTATTTTTGTTACCGCCTACGATTCTTATGCGATAACGGTCTTCAAACATTTTACAATCGACTATCTTCTGAAACCTTTTGAAGAGCAGGATTTATTGGAAGCACTCGAGAAGTTCAAAAAAATAAAAAACACTTTCAATAGCGATGCTACGATACAATCCCTTGTTGCTATCGAAAATCCTGAAACCAGTAAAGTACAGCGCCACTTTTTGGTCAATCACGGTTATAAACTTATTTCGATCAACGAAAATGATGTCACCTATTTTGTAGCCTCCGGTAAACATCTTTTTATTTATGCAAATTCAGGGAATAGTTATTTGTACAACAATACACTTACCGATATTATTCACAATCTGGATCCGGTGATTTTCTTTAAAGTTAACCGCAAATACATTGTAAACAGAAACATTATAAAAGAAGTCATCAAACATTCTAATCAAAAAATAGAATTGAAACTTACCACTTCTCCCTTAGAAACTGATCCTATAATTATCAGCAAAAAGGAAATCAATAACTTTAAAAACTGGCTTGATCAATAA
- a CDS encoding tape measure protein — MNAYEFIIQMKNYASSSLNQIAASVGMTNTRVNRLNATLRNTESTSGSFFSTLSSGYKNLIGLVGALGISLGVVAGISALFNMGVQMEQTNVKFEVLLGSVEKAKVMLGQLNDYANATPYSNEGIIKGSETMLGFGIAQEKIMGNMRMLGDVAMGNEEKLGGLSLVYSQIMATGRLMGQDLLQLINQGFNPLQVISENTGISMGDLKKKMEQGAISANMIEEAFRLATSEGGRYHDMSNKMAETAGGKWSTMIGTFKNVIAKIGISFANWVSPLIDIGVAVANNIIPFGHAVADVVKWVMEAKPLLFFLAALVTILGISFIAANAGFWLFSAQFALFEARLWLATAAQSAFNFVMSMNPIALMVIAIAALIAIVWACWNNFEGFRGVIMGTWEVLKGFGKAIKDYVINRIQDLLSGVTGIGSALMAFFKGDFKNAFEIGKKAVGDLMGVDSKKKLIDDGIKAAKSFSKGYNDGVNMKAKEAGVEPGTKKAKVPDYLKQNKSAVFADLMNDTSKKKKDKKGKDSDNIVSGGSKMTHITVNIQKLQDDTKIFVESTEKGIEQLGEKVQEIILRAVNSVNQMQTN; from the coding sequence ATGAACGCATACGAATTTATCATACAAATGAAAAACTACGCCAGTAGCTCGCTTAATCAAATAGCGGCTAGTGTGGGTATGACAAACACTCGCGTGAACAGGTTGAATGCCACGCTTAGAAATACAGAGTCAACATCAGGCTCGTTTTTTTCGACCTTAAGCTCAGGCTATAAAAATTTGATTGGTTTAGTTGGCGCTTTGGGCATTTCACTAGGTGTCGTCGCCGGTATCTCGGCACTTTTTAATATGGGCGTTCAGATGGAACAAACTAATGTGAAGTTTGAAGTCTTGCTCGGTTCGGTCGAAAAGGCAAAGGTTATGCTCGGCCAATTAAACGACTATGCCAACGCCACACCTTATAGTAATGAGGGAATTATAAAAGGCTCGGAGACGATGCTTGGTTTTGGTATTGCCCAAGAGAAAATTATGGGCAACATGAGAATGTTGGGCGATGTTGCTATGGGTAATGAGGAAAAGCTAGGCGGTTTATCGCTGGTCTATTCTCAAATTATGGCAACCGGCAGATTGATGGGGCAAGATTTGTTACAATTGATTAACCAAGGTTTTAACCCACTTCAAGTAATATCTGAAAACACGGGTATCTCAATGGGGGATTTAAAGAAGAAAATGGAACAAGGCGCAATTAGCGCTAACATGATAGAAGAAGCGTTCAGGCTTGCCACTTCTGAAGGCGGGCGCTATCACGATATGTCAAACAAAATGGCAGAAACGGCGGGCGGTAAATGGAGCACGATGATCGGGACATTTAAAAATGTTATTGCTAAAATCGGAATATCATTTGCTAATTGGGTTTCCCCTTTAATTGATATAGGTGTAGCGGTCGCAAACAATATTATACCATTTGGCCACGCTGTTGCAGATGTAGTAAAATGGGTAATGGAAGCCAAACCATTGCTGTTTTTCCTTGCCGCACTGGTTACCATTTTGGGAATTTCCTTTATTGCCGCTAATGCAGGATTTTGGCTGTTTTCAGCTCAATTTGCTTTATTTGAAGCCCGTCTTTGGCTAGCTACTGCGGCACAATCAGCTTTCAATTTTGTAATGAGTATGAATCCTATTGCATTGATGGTTATAGCCATAGCGGCATTAATTGCTATCGTGTGGGCATGTTGGAATAATTTTGAGGGATTTCGAGGCGTGATTATGGGAACTTGGGAAGTTTTGAAAGGCTTTGGAAAGGCAATAAAAGATTATGTAATTAATCGTATTCAAGATTTATTGTCAGGAGTTACTGGAATCGGAAGCGCATTAATGGCATTCTTCAAAGGCGATTTTAAAAACGCTTTTGAGATTGGGAAAAAAGCCGTCGGCGACTTAATGGGGGTTGATTCTAAAAAGAAATTGATTGATGACGGTATTAAAGCCGCTAAATCTTTTTCTAAAGGATACAATGACGGTGTAAATATGAAAGCCAAGGAGGCGGGCGTTGAACCCGGAACAAAAAAAGCAAAAGTACCTGATTATTTAAAACAAAATAAGTCCGCCGTTTTTGCTGATTTGATGAATGACACATCTAAAAAGAAAAAAGACAAAAAAGGGAAAGACTCCGATAACATTGTTTCGGGCGGATCTAAGATGACCCACATCACAGTCAACATACAGAAGCTTCAAGACGACACTAAAATATTTGTAGAAAGTACTGAAAAAGGAATTGAACAATTAGGCGAAAAAGTGCAAGAAATAATATTACGTGCTGTAAATAGTGTTAATCAAATGCAAACGAACTAA
- a CDS encoding nucleotidyltransferase, which produces MARTIQVIQQQIFDGIAADENLSGLNSTSKVAIYRLFAFVVSYCAWTLEILFDTHKLEVSEIIGQKFPHRASWYGSKAKAFQYGFDLIHDTDQYDNTGFTDDQIEASRIIKYSAVTQSAGQLLIKIATETAGVLSPISVPQKASFDAYISEIADCGVKYLVVNHLPDILLLEIQLFCDPLVLNDKGMSILNGNYPVQDAIQEFMKNLPFNGEIILFDLETKLKTVEGVKIPNLISAKSQAINLSTGLYEEPEPIDVKTIPVSGYFTIPNFDNISYVV; this is translated from the coding sequence ATGGCAAGAACGATACAAGTAATACAACAGCAAATTTTTGACGGCATTGCGGCTGATGAAAACTTGAGTGGGCTGAACTCCACAAGCAAAGTTGCCATATATCGCTTGTTTGCGTTTGTGGTTTCTTATTGCGCATGGACACTCGAAATTTTATTCGATACACACAAACTTGAGGTATCAGAAATTATAGGGCAAAAATTCCCGCATCGTGCCTCTTGGTACGGTTCAAAAGCCAAAGCATTTCAATATGGCTTTGACTTAATTCATGATACAGATCAGTATGATAATACCGGTTTTACAGATGACCAGATTGAAGCCTCCCGAATTATCAAATATTCCGCCGTAACACAATCAGCGGGGCAATTATTGATAAAAATTGCAACAGAAACTGCCGGTGTCTTATCGCCTATTTCAGTGCCTCAAAAAGCATCTTTTGATGCTTATATAAGCGAAATTGCTGATTGTGGCGTGAAATATCTTGTAGTAAATCATTTGCCGGACATCTTACTTTTAGAAATACAATTATTTTGTGACCCATTAGTATTAAATGATAAAGGCATGAGTATTTTAAACGGCAATTATCCCGTACAAGATGCGATTCAGGAGTTTATGAAAAATTTACCATTCAATGGGGAGATTATTCTTTTTGATTTGGAAACCAAATTAAAAACCGTTGAGGGCGTCAAAATTCCGAATTTAATTAGCGCAAAATCTCAGGCAATTAATCTAAGTACAGGACTTTACGAAGAGCCCGAGCCTATAGATGTAAAAACAATACCTGTTAGCGGTTATTTTACAATTCCAAATTTTGATAATATAAGTTATGTGGTATAA
- a CDS encoding DNA adenine methylase, translated as MEKKKIFKSAPLPFMGQKRKFLSRFKSALQNYSPTATYVDLFGGSGLLSHAVKSVYPNAKVIFNDYDNYRERLSNVDKTNQLVTELRYLLKDYSKDSKIIGDTRKNVLDCIKQAEKKGYVDYITLSSNLIFSMNYVKTFECLEKETIYNRIRQSNYDTTGYLDGIEVTSQCYKTLFVTHKDKPEVIFLVDPPYLSTDTGTYKSFWKLRDYLDVLNLLDNTKYFYFTSNKSSIIELCEWIETKTPMSNPFAGAYTETMNTAVTFQSSYTDIMIYKT; from the coding sequence ATGGAAAAAAAGAAAATTTTTAAATCAGCTCCTTTGCCTTTTATGGGACAAAAAAGAAAGTTTTTAAGTCGGTTCAAATCTGCATTACAAAACTATTCACCGACAGCAACTTATGTTGATTTGTTTGGTGGTAGTGGCTTACTTAGTCATGCTGTAAAGTCAGTTTATCCAAATGCAAAAGTAATTTTTAATGATTACGATAATTACAGAGAACGACTTTCAAATGTAGATAAGACCAATCAACTTGTTACAGAATTAAGGTATTTACTGAAAGATTATTCTAAAGACAGTAAAATAATAGGCGATACAAGAAAAAATGTCTTAGATTGCATTAAACAAGCTGAAAAGAAAGGGTATGTCGATTATATAACACTTTCCAGCAACCTGATTTTTAGCATGAACTATGTTAAGACATTTGAATGCCTAGAAAAGGAAACAATTTATAATAGAATAAGACAATCAAATTATGATACAACTGGCTATTTAGATGGCATTGAAGTCACAAGTCAGTGTTACAAAACTCTTTTTGTAACTCATAAAGATAAACCTGAAGTAATATTTTTGGTTGACCCGCCATATTTGTCAACAGATACTGGAACATACAAAAGTTTTTGGAAACTACGTGATTACTTAGACGTTTTAAATCTACTTGATAATACAAAGTATTTTTATTTCACATCAAACAAATCATCGATCATTGAATTATGCGAATGGATTGAAACGAAAACTCCAATGAGTAATCCTTTTGCTGGTGCTTATACAGAAACGATGAATACAGCGGTTACTTTTCAATCAAGTTATACCGATATAATGATCTACAAAACATAA